One segment of Bacteroidales bacterium DNA contains the following:
- a CDS encoding proton-conducting transporter membrane subunit — MIAIYLAGSLIIGTAFYFGKKHSTRLLLSVLFSLLQVSLAVYEFINRGVVQFTYFTPDALAVIFLSVMTVITIPVLYHSFVYFEKHPYKPREMGMYFAATIMLIMSISAAYLANHMGITWVFVEITTLSASALIYHRRNKLSLEGTWKYIFICSISITLVFIGILFVTVTVQQHGIGDLFYSTLLANAGLLNPFWLKLAFLFIFTGFTAKAGLFPMYTAGIDAKDKAPYPSGALLASVLMNVGFTGIFRFYQITSHTSIHEWTNKIILISAVLSVFVATVYMLRVKNIKRMMAYSGVEHMGLVMLGIAAGGIGYYAAILHLVLHSFAKPALFFQFGQIYRTYGSKSVYDTGYYFKYNVAGAMVLLAAFFIVTAMPPSGMFVSEFLIFKSLFASGYLWLLIIIMLLLTVIIWAFGKNVFKILFAKPVDFDESKVQPAHYTESLSQYILLALVVYLGLFPPAAMVELIKEAVNMLM; from the coding sequence ATGATAGCAATATATTTAGCCGGTTCACTGATTATAGGCACTGCCTTTTACTTCGGAAAGAAGCATTCCACCCGACTTCTTCTGTCGGTGCTATTTTCTCTTTTGCAGGTATCGCTGGCCGTTTATGAATTTATAAACCGGGGAGTGGTGCAATTTACTTATTTCACTCCCGATGCCCTTGCCGTGATATTCCTGAGTGTTATGACAGTCATCACCATACCGGTGCTATATCATAGCTTCGTATATTTCGAAAAACATCCCTATAAACCCAGGGAAATGGGGATGTATTTTGCCGCTACCATTATGCTGATCATGTCGATCAGTGCGGCATACCTTGCCAACCATATGGGTATTACCTGGGTGTTTGTTGAAATCACCACATTAAGTGCATCGGCACTGATTTACCACCGCAGGAATAAGCTGTCTCTCGAAGGAACCTGGAAATATATTTTTATCTGTTCAATAAGCATAACCCTTGTTTTTATCGGTATCCTGTTTGTCACTGTAACCGTTCAGCAGCATGGGATTGGCGACCTTTTTTATTCGACCCTGCTGGCGAATGCCGGTTTGCTTAATCCGTTCTGGCTGAAGCTGGCTTTTCTATTCATATTTACAGGTTTTACGGCAAAGGCAGGGCTTTTTCCCATGTATACTGCAGGTATTGATGCAAAGGACAAAGCGCCCTATCCTTCAGGCGCGCTCCTGGCAAGCGTTTTAATGAATGTGGGATTTACAGGAATATTCAGATTTTACCAGATTACCAGTCATACAAGCATTCATGAATGGACCAACAAGATCATACTGATATCGGCAGTGTTGTCGGTATTTGTGGCTACCGTATACATGCTCCGGGTAAAAAATATTAAACGAATGATGGCGTATTCGGGGGTTGAGCATATGGGGCTTGTTATGCTGGGTATTGCAGCCGGTGGAATAGGGTATTACGCAGCCATACTGCACCTGGTACTGCATTCATTTGCAAAACCTGCCCTGTTTTTCCAGTTCGGGCAAATTTACAGAACCTATGGAAGCAAAAGCGTATATGACACCGGGTATTATTTCAAATACAATGTAGCCGGCGCTATGGTTCTCCTCGCCGCCTTTTTCATTGTGACGGCTATGCCTCCGTCAGGGATGTTTGTAAGTGAATTCCTGATATTTAAATCGTTGTTCGCCTCAGGATACCTTTGGCTGCTGATTATTATTATGCTGCTGCTCACCGTGATCATATGGGCATTCGGAAAAAACGTATTTAAGATCCTTTTTGCAAAACCGGTTGATTTTGACGAGTCGAAGGTACAGCCTGCACATTACACCGAATCATTGAGCCAATATATACTGCTGGCGCTCGTTGTGTATTTGGGGTTGTTTCCGCCGGCAGCGATGGTGGAGTTGATAAAGGAGGCGGTGAATATGCTTATGTAG
- a CDS encoding proton-conducting transporter membrane subunit, translating into MKRTIALVAVLTNSAISSLVAVKVLSGASFSEVIYGGAIFGNIFIRADALSAWFVLLTNFTAITGILYGRQYLKHYPENKPLMSLHFASYIINHAALTGLFFIQHSLAFLCSWEMMALSAFIMVIYEHGKMETLKAGINYLIQSHISIILLTLGFLWVYTKTGSFDFRDISAYCLNSGNQASLLLFLVFFTGFAIKAGFVPFHTWLPYAHPAAPSHVSGLMSGVIIKSGIYGIMRMLLLMPDNKMAIGYIILGVSLISGVYGVMLAIVQHNLKRLLAYHSIENIGIIGIGIGIGTLGAGLHNDFMTFAGYAGALLHTLNHSLFKSLLFFTSGNVYLATHSLMIDRMGGLGRKMPRTAALFLVAALAICGLPPFNGFISEFLIYSGLFDAISSNQSALVFAISVFSLALIGGLALLCFTKAFGIIFLGNPRHSFHEIREDKSVLFPNYLIAGVIILIGLFPRLFLSVLTTPVSLYGNAGSILPDSQIMQIMQHVSLASWGLILMIIVVYRLRKWIQKHRVIATGPTWGCGYETDSPKLQYTASSFVKPYVKIIKPVIDIQDSGDEINDIVPNAVHSESHFHDRLEMKLIDGPTKALRGFLGRFKFLQNGRVQFYVLYGVVFIGISITIPLVIDALRTLVNIIKQL; encoded by the coding sequence ATGAAAAGAACCATAGCCCTTGTGGCGGTACTTACCAACTCAGCAATCAGTTCGCTGGTGGCAGTGAAGGTATTATCGGGAGCCTCTTTTTCGGAAGTCATTTATGGCGGCGCCATTTTTGGTAATATTTTCATCAGGGCAGATGCCTTATCCGCATGGTTTGTGCTATTGACAAATTTTACAGCGATTACCGGTATCCTTTACGGCCGGCAGTACCTGAAGCACTACCCCGAAAACAAGCCGCTGATGAGCCTGCACTTTGCCAGCTATATCATAAACCATGCTGCGCTAACCGGTTTATTTTTCATCCAGCACAGCCTTGCCTTCCTATGTTCATGGGAAATGATGGCTTTGTCCGCTTTCATCATGGTTATTTACGAACACGGGAAAATGGAAACGCTGAAAGCGGGAATTAATTACCTGATTCAGTCGCATATCAGCATCATCCTGCTTACGCTTGGTTTTTTGTGGGTTTATACAAAAACCGGATCCTTCGATTTCAGGGATATTTCAGCCTACTGCCTGAACTCGGGAAACCAGGCAAGCCTCCTGCTATTCCTTGTGTTTTTTACAGGTTTTGCCATAAAGGCCGGTTTTGTGCCTTTCCACACATGGCTACCTTACGCGCATCCTGCTGCTCCATCTCATGTTTCAGGCCTTATGTCGGGTGTAATTATCAAATCGGGCATCTATGGGATCATGCGAATGCTGTTACTGATGCCCGATAACAAAATGGCAATCGGATATATCATTCTTGGTGTTTCACTTATATCGGGCGTTTATGGCGTGATGCTGGCCATCGTTCAGCATAATCTGAAGCGCCTGCTGGCTTATCACAGCATTGAAAACATCGGGATCATCGGCATCGGAATTGGGATAGGTACACTCGGGGCAGGATTGCACAATGATTTCATGACTTTCGCCGGGTATGCAGGTGCCCTGCTGCATACGCTGAATCACTCGCTTTTCAAATCGCTCCTGTTTTTTACATCAGGAAATGTTTACCTGGCCACCCATAGCCTGATGATCGACCGGATGGGAGGACTGGGCAGGAAGATGCCCCGTACTGCTGCACTTTTCCTTGTTGCAGCGCTGGCGATTTGCGGGCTTCCTCCTTTCAACGGTTTTATTTCGGAATTCCTGATTTATAGCGGGCTGTTCGATGCCATCAGCAGTAACCAGTCGGCCCTTGTATTTGCCATATCCGTATTTTCGCTTGCACTGATTGGCGGACTGGCGTTACTGTGTTTTACAAAAGCATTCGGCATAATTTTTCTGGGAAACCCGCGGCATTCCTTTCATGAAATCAGGGAGGATAAGTCGGTGCTTTTCCCCAATTACCTGATTGCAGGAGTCATCATTCTTATCGGATTGTTCCCCCGGTTGTTTCTTTCCGTTCTTACAACCCCTGTAAGTTTATATGGAAATGCCGGATCTATACTTCCTGATTCACAGATCATGCAGATCATGCAACATGTAAGCCTGGCATCCTGGGGGCTGATCCTTATGATCATCGTGGTTTACCGGTTGAGGAAATGGATTCAGAAACACAGGGTTATTGCAACAGGCCCTACCTGGGGCTGCGGTTATGAAACCGATTCTCCGAAGCTTCAGTATACGGCCAGTTCATTTGTAAAACCTTACGTGAAAATTATAAAACCGGTTATTGACATACAGGATTCCGGGGATGAAATAAATGATATAGTGCCGAATGCGGTTCATTCCGAAAGTCATTTTCATGATCGCCTTGAAATGAAATTAATCGACGGGCCCACAAAGGCTCTTCGCGGCTTTCTCGGCAGGTTCAAATTTCTTCAGAATGGCCGTGTCCAGTTTTATGTACTCTACGGCGTGGTATTCATCGGAATCAGCATTACCATTCCCCTTGTAATTGATGCGCTAAGAACGCTCGTTAACATCATTAAACAATTGTAA
- a CDS encoding DUF434 domain-containing protein: MPDKSLNSSLLTDTFRQACTDYFYLVNHHYPERSVLKLVGDRYLLSGDQRTVLYRGISSEKRSLLRNSLLQAKIAGTYLIIDGYNVLFNLLNYRLGKITFVSTDGIVRDAGALHGRFREEHTFTDCIELLLIQVAAMKPATVDIYLDSPVSHSERHATAISDRMHELNLTGGCYVVKSADWVLKNCKDCVIATSDTAIIEKALLPVVDLPAVVLERAYGAGFLQLGKLISGGTSLR; the protein is encoded by the coding sequence ATGCCGGATAAATCACTGAATTCTTCGCTGCTTACCGATACGTTCAGGCAGGCCTGTACAGACTACTTTTACCTGGTAAACCATCATTACCCTGAACGAAGCGTACTAAAACTTGTCGGCGACAGGTACCTGCTGTCTGGCGACCAAAGAACGGTGCTGTACAGGGGAATATCATCCGAAAAGCGTTCATTATTGCGAAATTCCCTCCTCCAAGCGAAAATTGCGGGTACATACCTGATTATCGACGGGTACAACGTGCTGTTCAACCTGCTGAATTACAGGCTTGGCAAAATAACTTTTGTGAGCACAGACGGTATAGTGCGTGATGCCGGGGCCTTGCACGGCCGTTTCAGGGAAGAACACACTTTCACTGATTGTATTGAACTTTTACTCATTCAAGTGGCAGCCATGAAACCGGCGACTGTTGACATTTACCTCGATTCGCCCGTATCACACAGCGAAAGGCATGCCACCGCTATTTCGGACAGGATGCACGAACTGAATCTGACCGGCGGTTGTTATGTGGTAAAGTCAGCCGACTGGGTGCTGAAGAACTGTAAGGACTGTGTAATTGCCACATCCGATACGGCGATTATTGAAAAAGCATTGTTGCCGGTTGTTGACTTGCCGGCGGTGGTGCTGGAAAGGGCTTATGGGGCGGGGTTTTTGCAGTTGGGGAAACTTATTTCAGGAGGAACGTCATTGCGATGA
- a CDS encoding NADH-quinone oxidoreductase subunit H, giving the protein MLSLLLIILTSFFFTGIIIRSKSILSGRKGPRIFQPMLDIFRCLRTGSVYSKTTSFVFQIAPTVYIATILMAILFIPFGNKQGILSFNGDFVFFAYVLALGKFFMIIAALDTGSSFEGMGASREALYSMLIEPAFFILMGSFALLTGYSSFAGIFGALHYGSYVSYGLGALASFVFVTIALIENSRMPVDDPKTHLELTMIHEVMILDNSGFDLGLILYGTNLKFALYGAIIANFFLTPGYQLYYSIPIYFAVQVTFGIVIGIVESFAARFRMNHNPQFILMFTSISMLIFLGVLLVMGKLI; this is encoded by the coding sequence ATGCTTAGTTTATTGCTTATCATTCTGACCAGTTTCTTTTTTACCGGGATCATCATCCGGTCAAAGAGCATCTTGTCGGGCAGAAAAGGACCCCGGATTTTTCAGCCCATGCTTGATATTTTCCGTTGCCTCAGAACCGGTTCGGTTTACAGTAAAACAACCAGCTTTGTATTTCAGATTGCGCCCACCGTATATATCGCCACCATTCTGATGGCCATTTTATTCATCCCTTTTGGTAACAAACAGGGAATCCTTTCATTCAACGGTGATTTCGTTTTCTTTGCTTACGTGCTGGCACTTGGCAAGTTTTTCATGATCATTGCCGCACTTGATACAGGCAGTAGTTTTGAGGGAATGGGCGCAAGCCGCGAGGCACTGTATTCGATGCTCATAGAGCCTGCCTTCTTCATCCTGATGGGATCATTTGCTCTTCTTACAGGTTATTCTTCTTTTGCCGGGATATTCGGGGCACTTCACTATGGTTCGTATGTTTCATATGGTCTGGGCGCCCTGGCGTCCTTTGTATTCGTTACCATTGCACTCATCGAAAACAGCAGGATGCCCGTTGACGACCCGAAAACGCACCTCGAACTCACCATGATCCACGAGGTCATGATCCTTGACAACAGCGGTTTTGACCTGGGACTCATCCTTTACGGAACCAACCTGAAATTCGCCCTTTACGGGGCGATAATCGCCAATTTCTTCCTGACACCCGGCTACCAGCTCTATTATTCAATACCTATTTACTTTGCCGTGCAGGTAACCTTCGGCATTGTCATCGGTATTGTAGAATCTTTTGCGGCACGTTTCAGAATGAATCATAATCCCCAATTCATCCTGATGTTCACGTCCATATCCATGCTTATTTTCCTCGGCGTATTGCTTGTGATGGGAAAACTCATTTAA